In the genome of Halapricum salinum, one region contains:
- a CDS encoding 30S ribosomal protein S12 — MANGKYAARKLKKDRQNHRWSDSDYARRERGLGKKSDPLEGAPQGRGIVLEKVGIEAKQPNSAIRKCVRVQLIKNGKQVTAFCPGDGAISFIDEHDEVTIAGIGGAKGRAMGDLSGVNYKVEKVNGVSMIELVRGNAEKPVR, encoded by the coding sequence ATGGCGAACGGCAAATACGCCGCACGCAAACTCAAAAAGGACCGCCAGAATCACCGGTGGTCCGACTCTGATTACGCGCGCCGCGAGCGGGGTCTGGGCAAGAAGTCCGACCCCCTCGAGGGCGCCCCCCAGGGTCGAGGGATCGTGCTCGAGAAGGTCGGTATCGAAGCGAAACAGCCCAACTCCGCGATCCGGAAATGCGTCCGGGTCCAGCTGATCAAGAACGGCAAACAGGTCACCGCGTTCTGTCCGGGCGACGGTGCGATCTCGTTCATCGACGAGCACGACGAGGTCACCATCGCCGGGATCGGTGGCGCGAAGGGTCGCGCCATGGGTGACCTCTCGGGTGTCAACTACAAAGTCGAGAAGGTCAACGGCGTCTCGATGATCGAACTCGTCCGCGGCAACGCCGAGAAGCCGGTGCGATAA
- a CDS encoding energy-coupling factor transporter transmembrane component T family protein, protein MLTYQPGTTAVHRLDPRSKLLFQGGFAVAVFAHDSLAVLAGLTTIALAPLWVASLSPLRLLRGFRFILLLLVIAPPIAAVSFGPSWFVVDRALDSAVASYQVVVMLLVAGTYVYTTPVRETRAAIQRHVPGRAGQLLGVGVGLVFRLTPVLVADLGRIRDALDARGGESLSTVARVRRLALVGLRRAFDRASRLSLALRARCFAWNPTLPELSFSRLDVPVLVLSVALALSAFL, encoded by the coding sequence ATGCTAACCTACCAGCCCGGGACGACGGCCGTCCATCGACTCGACCCGCGATCGAAGTTGCTGTTTCAGGGTGGATTCGCCGTTGCGGTGTTTGCGCACGACTCGCTGGCCGTGCTGGCTGGGTTGACGACCATCGCGCTCGCACCGCTCTGGGTGGCTTCACTGTCGCCGCTTCGACTTCTTCGCGGGTTCCGGTTCATCCTGCTCCTGCTGGTGATCGCACCCCCCATCGCGGCGGTCTCGTTCGGCCCGTCGTGGTTCGTCGTGGATCGGGCGCTGGACTCGGCCGTCGCGAGCTATCAGGTCGTCGTGATGTTGCTGGTCGCCGGGACGTACGTCTACACGACACCGGTTCGAGAGACGCGCGCGGCGATCCAGCGCCACGTCCCCGGGAGAGCGGGGCAACTGCTGGGCGTCGGCGTCGGACTCGTGTTCCGACTGACGCCCGTTCTGGTGGCCGATCTCGGGCGAATCAGAGACGCACTCGACGCACGCGGCGGTGAGAGTCTCTCGACGGTCGCGCGCGTCCGGCGCCTCGCGCTCGTCGGATTACGCCGGGCCTTCGACCGTGCGAGTAGACTTTCCCTGGCACTGCGGGCCCGCTGTTTCGCCTGGAATCCGACGCTGCCCGAACTTTCGTTCTCGCGGCTCGACGTGCCCGTGCTGGTGCTGTCGGTCGCGCTCGCGCTCTCGGCATTCCTGTGA
- a CDS encoding 30S ribosomal protein S7, giving the protein MSEAESNDSEPETGAQLFGVWSVDDIEYRDPSTERYITVTPIAHTMGRHAAKQFKKSEISIVERLINRLMQTDENTGKKQQTTQIVRDAFEIVHERTEENPVQVLVRAVENSAPREETVRLKYGGISVPKAVDVAPQRRVDQALKFIAEGVYSASFKTTTDAADALAQQLVGAANNDVQTYPVSQKEEKERVAAAAR; this is encoded by the coding sequence ATGTCCGAAGCAGAATCCAACGACAGCGAGCCCGAGACCGGTGCACAGCTGTTCGGCGTCTGGAGCGTCGACGACATCGAGTACCGTGACCCCTCGACCGAGCGCTACATCACGGTGACGCCGATCGCACACACGATGGGGCGTCACGCCGCAAAGCAGTTCAAGAAGAGCGAGATCTCCATCGTCGAGCGGCTCATCAACCGCCTGATGCAGACCGACGAGAACACGGGTAAGAAACAGCAGACGACCCAGATCGTCCGTGACGCCTTCGAGATCGTCCACGAGCGCACCGAGGAGAACCCGGTCCAGGTCCTCGTGCGCGCCGTCGAGAACAGCGCCCCGCGTGAGGAGACCGTCCGCCTGAAGTACGGTGGCATCTCCGTCCCGAAGGCCGTTGACGTCGCGCCCCAGCGCCGTGTCGACCAAGCCCTGAAGTTCATCGCCGAGGGCGTCTACAGCGCCTCGTTCAAGACGACGACCGACGCCGCCGACGCGCTCGCCCAGCAGCTCGTCGGAGCCGCCAACAACGACGTCCAGACCTACCCTGTCTCCCAGAAAGAAGAGAAAGAACGCGTCGCGGCTGCCGCGCGGTAA
- a CDS encoding chemotaxis protein CheC → MSLKVDVRKLDLFNQMAKEGSTTVADHLSQLAGLDAEIEVSKINFLDLEDVKTHIGAQKQVGIFVELVDPPHGYVLFLMDPQDSKQLVGKMVGGMGGDEPADGLFTDMERSAMQEIGNIMTSGYIDGWANVLDTTIDISTPSFIYGPASNIVDEMGGWPDDEIVFVVDSDIVAADTDVELTAYTFPRLEELVALIQDIGLDTDVQADTTASTDIVE, encoded by the coding sequence ATGAGCCTCAAAGTCGACGTGCGGAAACTGGATCTGTTCAACCAGATGGCCAAAGAGGGGTCGACCACCGTGGCCGACCACCTCAGCCAGCTGGCCGGGCTCGACGCCGAGATCGAGGTCTCGAAGATCAACTTCCTCGATCTGGAAGACGTCAAGACCCACATCGGCGCCCAGAAGCAGGTCGGTATCTTCGTCGAACTGGTCGATCCGCCCCACGGCTACGTCCTCTTTCTGATGGACCCGCAAGACAGCAAACAGCTCGTCGGCAAGATGGTCGGCGGGATGGGCGGCGATGAACCCGCCGACGGCCTCTTTACCGACATGGAGCGCTCCGCCATGCAGGAGATCGGCAACATCATGACCTCGGGCTACATCGACGGCTGGGCCAACGTCCTGGATACGACGATCGACATCTCGACACCCTCGTTCATCTACGGCCCCGCGAGCAACATCGTCGACGAGATGGGTGGCTGGCCCGACGACGAGATCGTCTTCGTGGTCGATAGCGACATCGTCGCCGCCGACACCGACGTCGAACTGACCGCCTACACCTTCCCCCGACTCGAAGAACTGGTCGCGCTCATCCAGGACATCGGACTGGATACCGACGTCCAGGCTGACACGACGGCCTCGACCGACATCGTCGAGTAG
- a CDS encoding 4-phosphopantoate--beta-alanine ligase: MSDEIEIPESHPRYQSLLTRHRIEAGVEKGITSKQGLIAQGRGEAFDYLIGERTTESAEQAERVAAAHLLLADSPVLSVNGNVAALVPGEIVELAKATGAEIEVNLFNRTEERMEAIAEHLREHGAEEVKGLTADGRIPGLDHERAKVDADGIGNADVVLVPLEDGDRAEALGEMDKTELVIDLNPMSRSAQVASVPIVDNVIRAVPNMTDHARDLAAEPNSTLEGIIEEFDPEAALSAAEDAIRSGDME; encoded by the coding sequence ATGAGCGACGAGATCGAGATTCCCGAGAGTCACCCCCGGTATCAATCACTGTTGACGCGTCACCGTATCGAGGCGGGCGTCGAGAAGGGGATCACGAGCAAGCAAGGCCTGATCGCCCAGGGGCGTGGGGAGGCTTTCGACTATCTCATCGGCGAGCGTACCACCGAGAGCGCCGAGCAGGCCGAGCGCGTCGCCGCCGCCCACCTCCTGCTCGCCGATTCACCTGTGCTGTCGGTCAACGGTAACGTCGCCGCACTCGTCCCCGGTGAGATCGTCGAGTTAGCGAAGGCGACCGGCGCGGAGATCGAAGTCAACCTCTTCAATCGCACCGAGGAGCGGATGGAGGCCATCGCCGAGCACCTCCGCGAACACGGAGCCGAGGAAGTCAAGGGCCTCACCGCCGACGGGCGGATTCCGGGGCTGGACCACGAACGCGCGAAGGTCGACGCCGACGGGATCGGGAACGCCGACGTCGTACTCGTCCCGCTCGAAGACGGCGACCGCGCCGAGGCGCTGGGCGAGATGGACAAGACCGAGCTCGTGATCGACCTCAATCCGATGTCTCGGTCGGCCCAGGTCGCGTCCGTCCCGATCGTCGACAACGTCATCCGCGCAGTCCCAAACATGACCGACCACGCCCGCGACCTCGCTGCCGAACCTAATTCGACCCTCGAAGGTATTATCGAGGAGTTCGACCCCGAAGCGGCACTCTCAGCTGCGGAAGACGCGATCCGAAGCGGCGACATGGAGTGA
- a CDS encoding biotin transporter BioY, whose protein sequence is MAGEYESVELVPDETVKYFAGSVVVAALTAAFAQFAVPYPLSSAPFTLQTVGVYLAGLVLGPVWGAFSLLLYAVAGAAGAPVFGGGGSGVGVLTGPTGGYIVSFPIAAAVIGGLVHRRVTPRRLDDVSIPLQVGALAVGLGIVYLVGSVWLATQLEYSLTKGLVQGGLVFVPGDALKALAVMGLVTGGYLTGIVDEFAG, encoded by the coding sequence ATGGCAGGGGAATACGAATCAGTGGAGTTGGTCCCGGACGAGACGGTGAAGTACTTCGCAGGCTCGGTCGTCGTCGCCGCGCTGACGGCGGCGTTCGCACAGTTCGCAGTTCCGTATCCGCTCTCCTCGGCACCGTTCACGCTCCAGACGGTCGGCGTCTATCTGGCCGGGCTGGTGCTGGGCCCAGTCTGGGGGGCGTTCTCGCTGCTCCTGTACGCCGTCGCGGGGGCGGCAGGTGCGCCGGTATTCGGGGGTGGCGGCTCCGGAGTCGGCGTTCTAACGGGGCCGACCGGCGGGTACATCGTGAGCTTCCCCATCGCGGCCGCGGTGATCGGCGGGCTGGTCCACCGGCGAGTCACGCCGCGACGACTCGACGACGTCTCGATCCCGCTGCAGGTCGGTGCACTCGCCGTCGGGCTGGGAATCGTCTATCTCGTCGGCTCCGTCTGGCTCGCGACCCAACTGGAGTATTCGCTGACGAAAGGGCTAGTTCAGGGCGGACTGGTGTTCGTCCCCGGTGACGCGCTCAAGGCGCTGGCGGTCATGGGGCTGGTCACCGGCGGCTATCTGACGGGGATCGTCGACGAGTTCGCCGGATGA
- a CDS encoding energy-coupling factor ABC transporter ATP-binding protein, with amino-acid sequence MIAVENLVCAFGDTVALDEISVTIEDGSFVVLTGPNGSGKTTLVRHFNGLLEPDSGSVTVDGHDVVAEPVAVRTSVGMVFQQPRDQFVASTVAADVAFGPENLGLDREEIDRRVQRALDAVNLAEQRDARIDSLSGGEQARLAIAGALAMEPAYLVLDEPFASLDEPARRSVLDRLCDLHERETGVIVVTHDLRGVLAPADRLLGMADGEIVVDTPAQEASRALEDLDVYLPPASEW; translated from the coding sequence ATGATCGCGGTCGAGAATCTGGTCTGTGCGTTCGGGGATACCGTCGCGCTCGACGAAATCTCGGTCACGATCGAAGACGGCTCGTTCGTCGTCCTGACGGGCCCGAACGGCTCCGGGAAGACGACGCTCGTCCGGCACTTCAACGGGCTCCTCGAACCCGACAGCGGGTCGGTCACGGTCGACGGCCACGACGTCGTCGCGGAGCCAGTCGCCGTCAGGACCAGCGTCGGCATGGTCTTCCAGCAGCCCCGCGATCAGTTCGTGGCGTCGACGGTCGCGGCCGACGTCGCGTTCGGCCCCGAGAACCTGGGACTCGACCGCGAGGAGATCGATCGGCGAGTCCAGCGGGCGCTCGACGCCGTGAACCTGGCCGAGCAGCGTGACGCCCGGATCGACTCACTGTCTGGCGGTGAGCAGGCGCGACTCGCCATCGCTGGCGCGCTCGCGATGGAGCCCGCGTATCTGGTGCTCGACGAGCCGTTCGCCAGCCTCGACGAACCCGCGCGCCGGTCGGTGCTGGATCGACTGTGTGATCTTCACGAGCGCGAGACCGGCGTCATCGTCGTCACGCACGACTTGCGAGGCGTACTGGCGCCCGCCGACCGGCTCCTCGGGATGGCCGACGGCGAGATCGTCGTCGACACGCCGGCCCAAGAGGCGTCCCGGGCCCTCGAAGACCTCGACGTGTATCTTCCGCCGGCCTCGGAGTGGTGA
- the rpoA2 gene encoding DNA-directed RNA polymerase subunit A'', whose translation MSETQYDPTDRFAHVDEDTELLVEDTDLPRRLKNELYETIDERGGLSPEEVEEVASAVEARYVNTRVDPLDPVGTVSAQSIGEPGTQMTMNTFHYAGVAEIDVTQGLPRLIELVDARKTPDTPMMTVHLEDEFAEERERAHEVVWKIESTKILALGDISTNVADMLVQIDLNPDTLAERWPTVDDVDDIAEEIAETIESSLGVQTRRSGMVVEFGPEEPSYRDLLQLVEDLREIVFKGIEEVTRVVIRKEETDQGEEFVLYTEGSALGDVLDIEGVDASRTTCNNIHEIYRQLGVEAAREAIINETMNTLEEQGLDDVNVRHLMLVADIMTNRGEIESIGRHGISGNKASVLARAAFEVTVSHLLDAAIHGEVDSLNGVTENVIVGKPIKLGTGDVDLRMNPNQAD comes from the coding sequence ATGAGCGAAACACAATACGATCCCACAGACCGATTCGCACACGTCGACGAGGACACCGAACTCCTCGTCGAGGACACCGACCTGCCGCGTCGCCTCAAGAACGAACTGTACGAGACCATCGACGAGCGTGGCGGCCTCTCGCCCGAAGAGGTCGAAGAAGTCGCCTCCGCGGTGGAGGCTCGCTACGTCAACACCCGCGTCGATCCGCTCGACCCGGTCGGGACGGTCTCGGCACAGTCGATCGGCGAACCCGGAACGCAGATGACGATGAATACTTTTCATTATGCCGGTGTCGCCGAAATCGACGTTACGCAGGGCCTGCCACGCCTTATCGAGCTCGTCGACGCTCGGAAGACACCTGACACTCCGATGATGACGGTCCACCTCGAAGACGAGTTCGCCGAGGAGCGCGAGCGCGCCCACGAGGTCGTCTGGAAGATCGAGTCGACCAAGATTCTGGCACTGGGAGACATCTCGACGAACGTCGCGGACATGCTCGTCCAGATCGACCTCAACCCCGACACGCTGGCCGAGCGCTGGCCCACTGTCGACGATGTCGACGATATCGCAGAAGAGATCGCAGAGACGATCGAATCCTCCCTGGGCGTCCAGACCCGTCGGTCGGGTATGGTCGTCGAGTTCGGACCCGAGGAGCCGTCCTACCGGGATCTGCTGCAGCTCGTCGAGGATCTCCGAGAGATCGTCTTCAAGGGGATCGAGGAGGTCACCCGGGTCGTCATCCGCAAGGAAGAGACCGACCAGGGCGAGGAGTTCGTCCTCTACACCGAGGGATCGGCCCTGGGTGACGTGCTGGATATCGAGGGTGTCGACGCGTCGCGGACGACGTGTAACAACATCCACGAGATCTATCGACAGCTCGGTGTCGAGGCAGCCCGTGAGGCCATCATCAACGAGACGATGAACACCCTCGAAGAACAGGGGCTGGACGACGTGAACGTTCGGCACCTGATGCTGGTCGCGGACATCATGACCAACCGTGGCGAGATCGAGTCGATCGGCCGGCACGGGATTTCGGGGAACAAGGCCAGCGTGCTCGCGCGGGCGGCGTTCGAGGTCACCGTCAGCCACCTGCTCGACGCGGCGATCCACGGCGAGGTAGACAGCCTCAACGGTGTCACCGAGAACGTCATCGTCGGCAAGCCGATCAAGCTCGGGACTGGCGACGTCGACCTGCGGATGAACCCCAATCAGGCCGACTGA
- a CDS encoding PQQ-dependent sugar dehydrogenase, producing the protein MADEGGQRYWTRRRTIAVLAAAGLGGCMTSTGGNSTPTATPFDERYDLAVDHDSAAWDRRDPDWTAPASAPAVETLETEVLVENLEIPWDLSFAGDGTLFVSERVGRVKAVDGEEVRVVAEPVEAIDAEAIAPGEDHESWWVEGGEGGTLGVAAHPNYPEPSLVYVYYTADTDEGKRNRVVAFDPTADSPSEGVGTIAEDIPADGIHNGGRLEFGPENYLWITCGDAGESAKAQDPSTLHGTVLRVKPNGDPAPGNPDLGAEADPRIYTYGHRNPQGIVWLPDGTPLVTEHGPDGRDEINRLEPGANYGWPEVRRREAYPGSDVHRPLANSGPPSWAPTGALFYTGDAVSTLTNRLLVGGLFSQQLLVATVTPPGDDLPPVGDGTRHEGAWTDDADTVTTNTALKNELGRIRHVEQGPEGEIYLVTSNRDGRAKDPFPTERDDVLVRLTGG; encoded by the coding sequence ATGGCTGACGAAGGTGGGCAGCGTTACTGGACGCGACGGCGCACGATCGCGGTCCTCGCTGCGGCAGGTCTCGGCGGATGCATGACCTCGACCGGCGGGAACTCGACGCCGACGGCCACCCCGTTCGACGAGCGATACGATCTCGCGGTCGACCACGACAGTGCGGCGTGGGACCGACGCGACCCGGACTGGACGGCACCCGCGAGCGCGCCCGCAGTCGAGACACTGGAGACGGAGGTCCTGGTCGAGAACCTGGAGATTCCGTGGGACCTCTCGTTCGCCGGGGACGGGACGCTGTTCGTCAGCGAGCGTGTCGGTCGCGTGAAAGCCGTCGACGGCGAGGAGGTACGCGTCGTGGCCGAACCTGTAGAGGCTATCGACGCCGAAGCGATCGCTCCCGGCGAAGACCACGAGAGCTGGTGGGTCGAGGGCGGCGAGGGCGGAACGCTCGGCGTGGCTGCCCATCCGAACTATCCCGAGCCGTCGCTGGTCTACGTCTACTACACCGCCGATACCGACGAGGGCAAGCGCAACCGCGTCGTCGCGTTCGATCCGACCGCCGACAGCCCCAGCGAGGGTGTCGGGACGATCGCCGAGGATATCCCGGCCGACGGGATCCACAACGGCGGCCGCCTCGAATTTGGCCCCGAAAACTACCTCTGGATCACCTGTGGCGATGCCGGCGAGTCGGCGAAGGCGCAGGATCCGTCGACGCTACACGGGACGGTCCTGCGAGTGAAACCGAACGGCGATCCTGCGCCTGGCAATCCCGACCTCGGAGCCGAGGCCGATCCACGGATCTACACCTACGGCCACCGCAACCCCCAGGGGATCGTCTGGCTGCCCGATGGGACACCGCTGGTCACCGAACACGGTCCCGATGGACGCGACGAGATCAACCGCCTCGAACCGGGGGCAAACTACGGCTGGCCCGAAGTTCGACGGCGCGAGGCGTATCCCGGTTCGGACGTTCATCGGCCGCTGGCCAACAGCGGGCCGCCGTCGTGGGCACCGACTGGCGCGCTCTTTTACACTGGCGACGCAGTGTCGACGCTGACCAACCGGCTGCTGGTCGGCGGCCTGTTCAGCCAGCAGTTGCTCGTCGCGACGGTGACGCCACCTGGCGACGACCTCCCACCGGTCGGTGACGGGACGCGCCACGAAGGTGCGTGGACCGACGACGCCGACACCGTGACGACCAACACGGCACTGAAGAACGAACTCGGTCGGATCAGACACGTCGAGCAGGGGCCCGAGGGCGAGATCTACCTCGTGACTTCGAATCGCGACGGCCGCGCGAAAGACCCGTTCCCCACCGAGCGCGACGACGTGCTCGTCCGCCTCACAGGAGGGTAG
- a CDS encoding DNA-directed RNA polymerase subunit A' — MSTGHAPKSIGSLSFGLMDPEEYRDMSATKVITADTYDDDGFPIDMGLMDPRLGVIDPGLECKTCGKHSGSCNGHFGHIELAAPVIHVGFSKLIRRLLRGTCRECSRLCLDEREREEFLSRLDRTRELGDDLNDVTKAAIRQARKKDYCPFCGEVQYDIQHEKPTTYYEVKEVLSSEYPQRIAAAMEPDEEEDEEPVSPHDLSDETGIDIGRIQDILSGEFRPREEDRRAIEKALDVDLTEEDMDKLMPSDIRDWFEDIPDEDIEVLGINAERSRPEWMILTVLPVPPVTARPSITLDNGQRSEDDLTHKLVDIIRINQRFMENREAGAPQLIIEDLWELLQYHVTTFMDNEISGTPPARHRSGRPLKTLSQRLKGKEGRFRGSLSGKRVNFSARTVISPDPTLSLNEVGVPDRVASEMTQTMNVTERNLAEARRYVSNGPEAHPGANYVRRPDGRRLKVTEKNCEELAEKVEAGWEVSRHLVDGDIVIFNRQPSLHRMSIMAHEVVVMPYKTFRLNTVVCPPYNADFDGDEMNMHALQNEEARAEARVLMRVQEQLLSPRFGENIIGAIQDHISATYLLTHDNPRFNETQALDLLRATSVDQLPEEDGEEDGTPYWTGRSIFSELLPDGLDLEFVSSAGDTVVIEDGQHVKGTIDEDAVGAFGGEIVDTIAKQYDRTRARIFINEIGTLAVRTIMHFGFSIGIDDESIPPEAQEQVDEAIDNAYERVQELIETYEQGDLESLPGRTVDETLEMKIMQTLGKARDSAGDIAEDSFADDNPAVIMAESGARGSMLNLTQMAGCVGQQAVRGERINRGYENRTLSHFKEDDLSADAHGFVEHSYREGLNPKEFFFHAMGGREGLVDTAVRTSKSGYLQRRLINALSELETQYDGTVRDTSDNIVQFEFGEDGTSPVEVSSGEDEAAVDVDDITDRILAEEFESETEKEQFLGTEARPTNLSEHADDWWLAEGDD; from the coding sequence ATGTCTACAGGCCACGCACCGAAATCCATCGGCTCGCTCAGTTTCGGACTGATGGACCCCGAGGAGTACCGCGACATGAGCGCCACCAAGGTCATCACGGCCGACACCTACGACGACGACGGGTTCCCCATCGACATGGGGCTGATGGACCCGCGCCTCGGCGTGATCGACCCTGGGCTGGAGTGCAAGACCTGCGGCAAGCACAGCGGGTCGTGTAACGGCCACTTCGGCCACATCGAACTCGCCGCGCCCGTGATTCACGTCGGCTTCTCGAAGCTCATCCGCCGATTGCTTCGCGGGACCTGCCGCGAATGCTCGCGGCTCTGTCTCGACGAGCGCGAGCGCGAGGAGTTCCTGAGTCGACTCGATCGAACGCGCGAACTCGGTGACGATCTGAACGACGTCACCAAGGCCGCCATCCGGCAGGCCCGCAAGAAGGACTACTGTCCGTTCTGTGGTGAAGTCCAGTACGACATCCAGCACGAGAAGCCGACCACCTACTACGAGGTCAAGGAAGTCCTCTCTTCTGAGTATCCCCAGCGGATCGCCGCCGCGATGGAGCCCGACGAGGAGGAAGACGAAGAGCCGGTTTCGCCCCACGACCTCTCCGACGAAACGGGGATCGACATCGGCCGGATTCAGGACATCCTGTCGGGCGAGTTCCGACCCCGCGAGGAGGACCGTCGGGCCATCGAGAAGGCCCTGGACGTCGACCTCACCGAGGAGGACATGGACAAGCTGATGCCCAGCGACATCCGGGACTGGTTCGAGGACATCCCGGACGAGGACATCGAAGTTCTGGGGATCAACGCCGAGCGCTCCCGGCCGGAGTGGATGATTCTCACTGTGCTGCCGGTTCCGCCAGTGACGGCGCGCCCCTCCATCACGCTGGACAACGGCCAGCGCAGTGAGGACGACCTCACGCACAAACTGGTGGACATCATCCGGATCAACCAGCGGTTCATGGAGAACCGCGAGGCCGGTGCCCCACAGCTGATCATCGAGGACCTCTGGGAACTGCTGCAGTACCACGTCACCACGTTCATGGACAACGAGATCTCCGGGACGCCGCCGGCCCGTCACCGCTCGGGTAGGCCCCTGAAGACGCTCTCCCAGCGCCTGAAGGGCAAAGAGGGGCGCTTCCGTGGCTCCCTCTCGGGCAAGCGTGTGAACTTCTCCGCCCGGACTGTGATCTCGCCGGACCCGACGCTGTCGCTGAACGAGGTCGGGGTGCCGGATCGGGTCGCGAGCGAGATGACCCAGACGATGAACGTCACCGAGCGCAACCTCGCGGAAGCGCGACGGTACGTCTCGAACGGGCCCGAGGCCCACCCTGGCGCGAACTACGTCCGGCGACCGGACGGCCGCCGACTGAAAGTCACGGAGAAGAACTGCGAGGAACTGGCCGAGAAGGTCGAAGCCGGCTGGGAGGTCTCGCGACACCTCGTCGACGGGGACATCGTGATCTTCAACCGCCAGCCGTCGCTGCACCGGATGTCGATCATGGCCCACGAAGTGGTCGTGATGCCGTACAAGACGTTCCGGCTGAATACTGTGGTCTGTCCGCCGTACAACGCCGACTTCGACGGCGACGAGATGAACATGCACGCCCTCCAGAACGAGGAGGCCCGGGCGGAAGCCCGCGTCCTCATGCGCGTGCAGGAACAACTGCTCTCGCCACGCTTCGGTGAGAACATCATCGGCGCCATTCAGGACCACATCTCCGCGACCTATCTGCTGACGCACGACAACCCGCGCTTCAACGAGACGCAGGCGCTGGACCTGCTTCGGGCCACGAGCGTCGACCAACTGCCCGAGGAAGACGGCGAGGAAGACGGCACGCCCTACTGGACCGGGCGGTCGATCTTCTCGGAACTCCTGCCGGACGGCCTGGACCTGGAGTTCGTCTCCAGCGCGGGCGACACGGTCGTCATCGAGGACGGCCAGCACGTCAAGGGGACCATCGACGAGGACGCAGTCGGTGCCTTCGGTGGAGAGATCGTCGACACGATCGCAAAACAGTACGACCGCACGCGTGCCCGAATCTTCATCAACGAGATCGGGACGCTCGCGGTGCGGACGATCATGCACTTCGGGTTCTCGATCGGGATCGACGACGAGTCGATCCCGCCGGAAGCCCAGGAGCAGGTCGACGAAGCCATCGATAACGCCTACGAGCGCGTCCAGGAACTCATCGAGACCTACGAGCAGGGTGACCTCGAATCGCTGCCCGGCCGGACGGTCGACGAGACCCTGGAGATGAAGATTATGCAGACGCTCGGCAAGGCCCGCGACTCCGCTGGTGACATCGCCGAGGATTCGTTCGCGGACGACAACCCCGCCGTGATCATGGCCGAGTCCGGGGCGCGTGGATCGATGCTGAACCTCACGCAGATGGCCGGCTGTGTCGGCCAGCAGGCAGTCCGCGGCGAGCGGATCAACCGCGGCTACGAGAACCGAACCTTGAGCCACTTCAAGGAAGACGACCTCTCGGCGGACGCCCACGGCTTCGTCGAGCACTCCTACCGTGAGGGGCTCAATCCCAAGGAGTTCTTCTTCCACGCGATGGGTGGTCGCGAGGGGCTGGTCGACACGGCAGTCCGGACCTCCAAGTCCGGCTACCTCCAGCGCCGACTGATCAACGCGCTCTCTGAACTGGAGACCCAGTACGACGGTACCGTCCGGGACACCAGCGACAACATCGTTCAGTTCGAGTTCGGTGAGGACGGCACCTCGCCAGTGGAGGTCAGTTCCGGCGAGGACGAAGCGGCCGTCGACGTCGACGATATTACCGATCGAATCCTCGCAGAGGAGTTCGAGAGCGAGACAGAAAAAGAACAGTTCCTCGGAACCGAGGCGCGACCGACCAACCTCTCCGAACACGCCGACGACTGGTGGCTCGCGGAGGGTGACGACTGA
- a CDS encoding NusA-like transcription termination signal-binding factor — protein MTVTLSDEARQLIPIIEDETGATVRDCVIDEEYDRLLVLVKAGQMAQAIGPGGTTVQELQDRLDREIKFVEDGPTAEDVIASALAPAAVYNVTISENDTTVAYVEVDQNDTGIAIGKGGKNIAAARTLAKRHFEIDDVELV, from the coding sequence ATGACGGTCACGCTCAGCGACGAGGCGCGCCAGCTCATCCCGATCATCGAAGACGAGACCGGCGCGACCGTTCGCGACTGCGTGATCGACGAAGAGTACGACCGTCTTCTCGTGCTCGTCAAAGCGGGGCAGATGGCACAGGCGATCGGTCCCGGCGGCACGACCGTCCAGGAGTTGCAGGATCGCCTCGACCGGGAGATCAAGTTCGTCGAGGACGGCCCGACCGCCGAAGACGTCATCGCCAGTGCGCTCGCACCGGCAGCGGTGTACAACGTCACGATCAGCGAGAACGATACCACCGTGGCCTACGTCGAGGTCGATCAGAACGACACCGGGATCGCGATCGGGAAGGGCGGCAAGAACATCGCCGCCGCCCGGACGCTGGCGAAACGGCACTTCGAGATCGACGACGTCGAGTTGGTCTGA